The genome window CGCCTTGCGTCTGTTCCACACCTCCGACTGGCACCTCGGCCAAAACCTGCATGGCCAGGAACGCGACTTCGAACACGCCTGTTTTCTCGAGTGGCTGCTGGGTCAATTAAAAGCCGAGCAGCCGGATGTGTTGCTGATCGCCGGGGATATCTTCGACACGGTCAACCCGCCGCTCAAGGCCCAGGAGCGCCTGTATGACTTCATCATCAGCGCCCACGAACAAAACCCTAAACTCACGATTGTGATGATCGCCGGCAACCACGACTCCGGCTCGCGTATCGAATTGCCGGCGCCGTTGATGCGCCGTTTGCGCACGCATGCCCTGGGGCGAGTGCTGTGGCTGGATGACGGCCAACTGGATGCCGAGCGTTTACTGATCCCGCTGCCTGACGCCAAAGGCAAGATCGCCGCCTGGTGCCTGGCGCTGCCGTTCTTGCGCCCGGCGGAAGTCACTGGCGCACACCTGGGCGATGATTACTTGCGCGGCATTGGCCAGGTGCACGAATGGCTGATCGCCGCCGCCAATGCCAAACGCAAAAAAGGCCAGGCGCTGATTACCATCAGCCATGCCCACATGGCGGGTGGTTCGGTGTCGGAAGACTCCGAACGCAGCCTGATCATCGGCAATGCCGAAGCGCTGCCCGCCAGCCTGTTTGATGCCAGCGTGAGTTATGTGGCCCTCGGC of Pseudomonas fluorescens contains these proteins:
- a CDS encoding exonuclease SbcCD subunit D C-terminal domain-containing protein — translated: MRLFHTSDWHLGQNLHGQERDFEHACFLEWLLGQLKAEQPDVLLIAGDIFDTVNPPLKAQERLYDFIISAHEQNPKLTIVMIAGNHDSGSRIELPAPLMRRLRTHALGRVLWLDDGQLDAERLLIPLPDAKGKIAAWCLALPFLRPAEVTGAHLGDDYLRGIGQVHEWLIAAANAKRKKGQALITISHAHMAGGSVSEDSERSLIIGNAEALPASLFDASVSYVALGHLHKPQRVNGEERIRYSGSPIPLSFSEIGYKHQILDVTFQGQCLVSVEPRLIPRSVNLQRLEAAPLADILKQLADLPDIDLLAETQRHPWLEVRVRLDEPQPDLRQQIETALQGKAVRLVRIAAEYAGKRGSDETDDERLIELDQLTPQELFSRAWQDSYGSEVDEQTLKDFAVLLQEVQQEGEQP